In Microbacterium maritypicum, the following are encoded in one genomic region:
- a CDS encoding SDR family NAD(P)-dependent oxidoreductase has product MTTRRALITGASSGIGTAAALDLAREGTALWITYAGRKAEALRVAEECRAAGAPEVHVSRLDLRERDSIDALVGELTDAWGSLHVLINNGGVCPYTAYDDIDFDEWDMVLETNARGTFFLTRGALPLLRAAEGDRSVINIASIAGQVGALQTGIHYAASKGAILAVTRSFARHLAAEGIRVNAVTPGPVKSAITDQLQGAGREKLEAGIPLGAFGQPEDVAWIITSLASERARFITGATYDVNGGVRID; this is encoded by the coding sequence ATGACTACCCGCCGCGCTCTGATCACGGGGGCCAGTTCCGGTATCGGAACCGCCGCCGCCCTCGACCTCGCCCGCGAGGGCACCGCCCTCTGGATCACGTACGCCGGACGGAAAGCCGAAGCCCTCCGCGTCGCTGAGGAGTGCCGGGCGGCAGGCGCCCCCGAGGTGCACGTCTCGCGCCTGGACCTGCGCGAGCGCGACTCGATCGACGCGCTGGTCGGCGAGCTCACGGATGCCTGGGGCTCGCTGCATGTGCTCATCAACAACGGCGGCGTGTGCCCGTACACCGCCTACGACGACATCGACTTCGACGAGTGGGACATGGTCCTCGAGACCAACGCCCGCGGCACGTTCTTCCTCACCCGCGGTGCGCTTCCTCTGCTCCGGGCCGCCGAGGGAGATCGCTCCGTGATCAACATCGCGTCGATCGCCGGGCAGGTCGGCGCGCTGCAGACCGGCATCCACTACGCCGCCAGCAAGGGGGCGATCCTCGCGGTCACGCGCAGCTTCGCCCGACACCTCGCAGCGGAGGGCATCCGCGTGAATGCGGTCACCCCGGGCCCGGTCAAGAGCGCGATCACCGACCAGCTGCAGGGGGCGGGCCGCGAGAAGCTCGAAGCCGGCATCCCCCTCGGCGCGTTCGGCCAGCCCGAGGACGTCGCCTGGATCATCACCTCGCTCGCGTCGGAGCGCGCCCGCTTCATCACCGGCGCCACCTACGACGTCAACGGAGGCGTTCGCATTGACTGA
- a CDS encoding polysaccharide lyase 8 family protein encodes MSTGIAALTLAESIFSVLPEPWAGTTTIDPALRARWADIITGRHQVVSSDARFATALSALDARVTGWRAMLDPTAASVFTDLPVTGVNPDAQGVRTAQKIRQSYTRLLDFAVAWATPGSIHHADSTLVAQISSGLGSLTAAGFASGTAMAAADNWWDWQIGSPRALASVLVLVGDELPSAQVAAGCAAIDHFVPDPWFLDPLKGLPVKESTGANRMDMCQTVIVRALLDGDVPRLERARAGLAPVWATVLEGDGFHADGSMIQHASVPYTGSYGIELLLAASRLFALLELGAAGPEYEAFFALVGKSYLPVVYRGRVMDHVRGRAVARPLARSQDAGFQAVEGLLLLAEAAPAPVATQIRGRVRSWVDEDSTGRIFETGSVARTGLVVALTNSAVAALPEPSAGATVFNAMARCIVRNADHAIAISASSATIAWYECSTLENIRGYHSGSGMTYVYDADTSHYDDEFWPTVDRYRLPGTTVEQLALPDRIGGTSGKGRPPGEWTGGSSVMSDSPDAATVFAQDLHAPHDRAGTGGAFRGSDMHARKAWFLQDGVLVALGADISSTTGGIVETVVENRNLHAAGAATLRVDGVVRIATLPSSRTENATGPLSVHIDGVGGYFFPVGGSVKMKREERAGSWADINTTAGIDATPHARRYLTLWLWHGQNFSGRSYQYAVLPGASLAETQAFAAAPNFAVLANSAECQALRFDVRETRLFTFWRAVTVDGVTASAPCTVAVSTRADGAVIIAIDEHAGSVTALSVTFDGLGIPSSSSCAGGSVAIVGSRVAVTLASGARQAECELHF; translated from the coding sequence GTGTCCACAGGCATTGCGGCACTCACGCTCGCAGAGTCGATCTTCTCGGTGCTCCCCGAGCCGTGGGCGGGCACGACGACGATCGACCCGGCGCTGCGGGCGCGATGGGCGGACATCATCACCGGTCGCCACCAGGTCGTCTCTTCCGATGCGAGGTTCGCGACGGCGCTTTCGGCGCTGGACGCCCGTGTCACCGGGTGGCGAGCGATGCTCGATCCCACCGCGGCGTCGGTGTTCACCGATCTGCCGGTGACGGGCGTGAATCCCGATGCTCAGGGCGTGCGCACCGCGCAGAAGATCCGCCAGTCGTACACGCGGCTGCTCGACTTCGCCGTGGCATGGGCGACCCCGGGCTCGATTCATCATGCCGATTCGACCCTGGTCGCGCAGATCTCCTCGGGTCTCGGCTCACTCACTGCGGCGGGATTCGCGTCCGGCACCGCGATGGCCGCCGCGGACAACTGGTGGGATTGGCAGATCGGATCGCCCCGCGCTCTCGCGAGCGTCCTCGTGCTCGTCGGCGACGAGCTGCCGTCCGCCCAGGTCGCTGCGGGGTGTGCGGCGATCGACCACTTCGTGCCGGACCCGTGGTTCCTCGATCCGCTGAAGGGGCTTCCCGTGAAGGAATCGACCGGGGCGAACCGGATGGACATGTGCCAGACGGTCATCGTCCGTGCTCTTCTGGACGGAGACGTCCCGAGGCTCGAGAGAGCGCGCGCGGGATTGGCGCCGGTGTGGGCGACCGTCCTGGAGGGAGACGGCTTCCACGCCGACGGCTCGATGATCCAGCATGCGAGCGTCCCGTACACGGGCTCGTACGGGATCGAGCTCCTGCTCGCGGCGTCGCGTCTGTTCGCACTCCTCGAACTCGGAGCAGCCGGACCGGAGTACGAGGCATTCTTCGCCCTGGTCGGGAAGAGCTACCTGCCGGTCGTCTACCGCGGCAGGGTCATGGACCACGTGCGGGGCCGCGCTGTCGCCCGCCCGCTCGCCCGTAGTCAGGATGCCGGTTTCCAGGCGGTGGAGGGGCTGCTCCTGCTCGCAGAAGCCGCTCCTGCACCGGTGGCGACGCAGATCCGCGGGCGCGTGCGCTCCTGGGTGGACGAGGACTCCACCGGGCGGATCTTCGAGACGGGGTCGGTGGCGAGGACGGGCCTGGTCGTCGCGCTGACGAACAGCGCGGTGGCCGCTCTCCCCGAACCATCCGCCGGTGCGACCGTCTTCAACGCGATGGCTCGGTGCATCGTGCGCAACGCGGACCACGCGATCGCGATCTCGGCATCGAGTGCGACGATCGCCTGGTACGAATGCAGCACGTTGGAGAACATCCGCGGCTACCATTCCGGCAGCGGCATGACGTACGTGTACGACGCCGACACCTCCCACTACGACGACGAGTTCTGGCCGACCGTCGACCGCTATCGGCTGCCGGGCACGACCGTGGAGCAGCTCGCTCTCCCGGATCGGATCGGCGGCACATCCGGCAAGGGGCGTCCGCCGGGGGAATGGACGGGCGGATCGTCCGTGATGTCGGACTCCCCTGACGCGGCGACGGTCTTCGCGCAGGATCTCCATGCGCCGCACGATCGGGCGGGGACGGGGGGAGCGTTCCGTGGCAGCGACATGCACGCCCGCAAGGCCTGGTTCCTCCAGGACGGCGTCCTCGTCGCCCTGGGCGCTGACATCTCCTCCACCACCGGGGGCATCGTCGAGACCGTCGTCGAGAACCGGAATCTCCACGCCGCGGGAGCGGCGACACTGCGCGTCGACGGTGTCGTCCGCATCGCGACCCTGCCGAGCTCGCGCACGGAGAACGCGACCGGCCCGCTGAGCGTCCACATCGACGGTGTCGGCGGGTACTTCTTCCCGGTCGGTGGCAGCGTGAAGATGAAGCGCGAGGAACGCGCGGGCTCCTGGGCCGACATCAACACCACGGCCGGCATCGACGCGACTCCGCATGCACGCCGATACCTCACCCTGTGGCTCTGGCATGGCCAGAACTTCTCCGGGCGGTCGTATCAGTACGCGGTGCTGCCCGGAGCGTCCCTCGCCGAGACGCAGGCGTTCGCAGCAGCACCGAACTTCGCGGTGCTCGCGAACTCCGCCGAGTGCCAGGCGCTGCGGTTCGACGTGCGCGAGACGCGTCTGTTCACGTTCTGGCGGGCGGTGACCGTGGACGGGGTGACGGCGAGTGCGCCGTGCACCGTCGCCGTCAGCACCCGTGCCGATGGTGCGGTGATCATCGCGATCGATGAGCACGCGGGATCCGTGACGGCGCTGAGCGTGACGTTCGATGGCCTCGGAATCCCGTCGAGCTCGTCCTGCGCGGGCGGGTCCGTGGCGATCGTGGGCTCCCGCGTGGCGGTGACCCTCGCCTCCGGGGCGCGCCAGGCGGAGTGCGAACTCCACTTCTGA
- a CDS encoding fumarylacetoacetate hydrolase family protein has translation MELLRLGPVGHERPYVREGGVVYDLAPLTADIDGAFLASDGIARVRAALSGGELSTADVDGLRIGAPVARPTAVVCIGQNYAAHAAESGSLPPEHPVIFFKHPNTVVGPDDVVLLPPGAEKVDWEVELAIVIGKTARYLSSPEAAREVIAGYTISNDVSERAYQLDVSGGQWSKGKCSETFNPLGPALVPADEVDPQALRLRSFVNGEPRQDSSTADMIFPVLQIVHELSQYLVLEPGDVINTGTPQGVALSGRFPYLQDGDEMTIEIEGLGRQHQRTERVHLG, from the coding sequence ATGGAACTGCTGCGACTGGGCCCGGTCGGCCACGAACGCCCGTACGTCCGCGAGGGCGGCGTCGTCTACGACCTGGCACCCCTCACCGCCGACATCGACGGCGCCTTCCTCGCGTCCGACGGCATCGCCCGGGTGCGCGCGGCACTGAGCGGCGGCGAGCTGTCCACGGCCGACGTCGACGGACTGCGCATCGGCGCCCCGGTCGCGCGTCCGACCGCGGTGGTCTGCATCGGTCAGAACTACGCCGCGCACGCGGCCGAGTCGGGGTCGCTGCCGCCCGAGCATCCGGTGATCTTCTTCAAGCATCCGAACACCGTCGTCGGCCCGGACGACGTCGTGCTGCTGCCGCCGGGCGCCGAGAAGGTCGACTGGGAGGTCGAGCTGGCGATCGTGATCGGCAAGACCGCCCGCTACCTGTCGTCGCCGGAGGCCGCGCGCGAGGTGATCGCCGGGTACACGATCTCTAACGACGTGTCGGAGCGGGCGTACCAGCTCGACGTGTCGGGTGGACAGTGGTCGAAGGGCAAGTGCTCCGAGACGTTCAACCCGCTCGGGCCCGCGCTCGTGCCCGCCGACGAGGTCGACCCGCAGGCGCTGCGGCTGCGCTCCTTCGTGAACGGCGAACCGCGTCAGGACTCCTCGACAGCCGACATGATCTTCCCCGTGCTGCAGATCGTGCACGAGTTGAGCCAGTACCTGGTGCTCGAGCCGGGCGACGTGATCAACACCGGAACTCCGCAGGGCGTCGCGCTCTCCGGACGCTTCCCGTACCTGCAGGACGGCGACGAGATGACGATCGAGATCGAAGGTCTCGGCCGACAGCACCAGCGCACCGAGCGGGTGCACCTGGGCTGA
- a CDS encoding C-terminal binding protein, producing MTAPFILVSDCDLPGTVIEDTLRQAGLRAERAASGSLDDIAAAGSDAEGLVVQWAQITGEVMDRMPNLRIISRVGIGYDMVDVEAATARGIAVANTPSYCIEEVAAHTIAMIMTQARGLPAYDRAVRAGTWKAVDARPLAVRPSATTVSVLGFGRIGSMVARGCRALGFRVLVADPYAPADAVRDAGCEPVEIPDAVAQADILTLHVPLTDETRHLVDAAAIATMKPGAVVVNTCRGPLIDEDALAASLRDGHLGAAALDVFAGEPLAADSPLRDLEQVLLTPHAAWFSPEALADLPVHAAENIIRYLAGDSVPIVNPTYAAAR from the coding sequence ATGACTGCGCCCTTCATCCTCGTCAGTGACTGCGACCTGCCGGGAACCGTCATCGAGGACACCCTCCGGCAGGCCGGGCTGCGCGCAGAACGCGCCGCATCGGGCAGCCTCGACGACATCGCCGCCGCCGGCTCCGACGCCGAAGGGCTCGTCGTGCAGTGGGCGCAGATCACCGGTGAGGTGATGGACCGGATGCCGAACCTGCGCATCATCAGCCGCGTGGGCATCGGCTACGACATGGTCGACGTCGAGGCGGCCACCGCCCGCGGGATCGCCGTCGCGAACACCCCGAGCTACTGCATCGAAGAGGTCGCCGCGCACACCATCGCGATGATCATGACGCAGGCCCGCGGCCTCCCCGCCTACGATCGCGCCGTGCGCGCCGGCACCTGGAAGGCCGTCGATGCCCGCCCGCTCGCCGTGCGCCCCTCGGCCACCACCGTCTCGGTGCTCGGCTTCGGTCGCATCGGGTCGATGGTCGCCCGCGGATGCCGAGCGCTGGGTTTCCGGGTGCTCGTCGCCGACCCCTACGCCCCCGCCGACGCCGTGCGCGATGCCGGGTGCGAGCCTGTCGAGATCCCGGATGCCGTGGCCCAGGCCGACATCCTCACCCTCCATGTGCCGCTCACCGACGAGACCCGGCACCTGGTCGATGCCGCGGCCATCGCGACGATGAAGCCCGGCGCTGTCGTGGTGAACACGTGCCGCGGCCCGCTCATCGACGAGGATGCGCTCGCCGCCTCGCTGCGTGACGGGCATCTGGGCGCCGCCGCCCTCGACGTGTTCGCCGGGGAGCCCCTCGCCGCCGACTCCCCGCTGCGCGACCTCGAACAGGTGCTCCTGACCCCGCACGCCGCCTGGTTCTCGCCCGAGGCCCTGGCGGATCTGCCCGTGCACGCGGCCGAGAACATCATCCGGTATCTCGCCGGTGACTCCGTGCCGATCGTCAACCCGACCTACGCCGCCGCGCGCTGA